The genome window ATCGGTTATCTCTGGCTTCTTTTCATTTAAAAGACCTTGATCATACTTACCACTCAGGATATTGTTGAGAACTTCAGTTGAGAAAGATACCTTCTTAATTCGCAACTCTCCAACCAATTCGGATTGGAGTCTGTTTCTCGCTTTTGAGGTGTCTTCCGATCTTCCAGAGAGTAACATTATATCTCCAAACCAATATATGTCTACTAAGTGTGCAGTCAGTGTCTCCACATTTACTAATTCACCTTCATGGATATTCTGAATGATCTCAGGCTTTTCATATATGTATTCGAAATGGATTACTTTCGATGCAGATTTTAGTAGATGGTTAGTCAGCTGGCTTTCGGAATGCGACTCTGATAATAACTTGAAATTGCGATATCCTTCTCCGGGTTCGTTGGCATTGATATCTGATAAGCCGGGTAATTTGGTTTCAATTAATTCAAGCCGCTCTTGTGTTTCTGTTCCCTGTAACTCGCCTTTCACCTCTGAAATATAAGGGGTAAATGAAAAGTTTCCACCTGTATTCTGATTCGTTTCAGACATCCTGATGAATCTCTCCTGCTGGTAGGCTTAAATAATCTGGCCCCGGACTACGATTTTGCATTTTTATTGATTTCCTCCCCCACTCTTTTCTTAATATAACTCTTAGACATGGATGGTTGATGGGTGGAAAATGTAATAAATTCAAGACTATTACGGAGTCTATCGCTGAGCTAAATTTACAACAGAGCCGTTACTCAAGGTCGTCTTTTTTCAGCTCACCCGCGAGGTAGGCCCGGCCCCTATCCGTTATCTGGTATAGCCCTCGGTCTGGATCGTGGTATTCTACAAGATCTGCATCTTCAAGTGCTCGGAGCCGCCGCCGGACATGAGAGATTTTGTAATCAATGTTAGCTTCGACAGTAGCTGGATTAGCAACGAGCGGTTCATTGCCTTCGTTCAGTAGAAACTCGAGGATCGAGTCGTCAGCTCGCGTCATCCAGTCCACCCGTGGGCGTCGCATTCGTACCCTTCGAGGTGGTGAGATGTGTTAGATTCCTCGGTATGATGTGCTCTTAGCGTCATTCAATTCCTCATGGTGCATTGTTCAATGCACTAGTTTGAAGTAGTCACCGTTCCTGGGTGATGGCAACGGACGCCAAACGGACCCGTCGCTACCCGATCGGGTCCTCGCAAAAACGCGGACCCGGTGTTGCGCCACCGGCCCGCTGGCCTCCGTAAGTGAGGTACGGAAGCATGATAGACTCCACCCTGCGGGGAAGTAAGTCCCCCGCTCGAGCGACGACGTATCGACAGTCGAGAGATTCAGTTTCACTTTCACTCCGCGCATTTGACCCAATGTTTATATCCAATAGTGATACCGGGCTTGTGATGCCTGCGAGCAAAGAA of Natrarchaeobaculum sulfurireducens contains these proteins:
- a CDS encoding ArsR family transcriptional regulator translates to MTRADDSILEFLLNEGNEPLVANPATVEANIDYKISHVRRRLRALEDADLVEYHDPDRGLYQITDRGRAYLAGELKKDDLE